From a region of the Neobacillus niacini genome:
- a CDS encoding sensor histidine kinase has protein sequence MLFRIRSKLLLYFIVLVVLLTSVGLFFYKSSENLVNEYDDSFERFLLLNEISQRTNLITENLQGYLLDKENSYLKVYNREKSRLLRDQRLFKQEMNSNDITVTNYHHMIDSFLEECDATVTAFHKDDINEYSNHLNEVLKIAGFLQESTLALLNNKLTDYQNFYDQMERQNDYYKLLSFSLFAAAFFLSTLIALWISGGITKPITLLSQAAKQISKGNLAGQDIKITTKDELKLLTETFNQMRSNLRQYVKEIKQKSELDKLLKELELRSLQNQINPHFLFNTLNTVSKMAYLEDAEHTSKLIESVAALLRYNLGGDLNKAATLRDEVAIVKEYFFIQQTRFGDRIQFITDIEEECLDREIPSLTLQPLIENAFIHGVESFEENGEIRLHIYKSNHRIHVEIVDNGDGMDEITQIRLLNYVKGTEIEEAYESNKSQGHSTGIGVKNVIRRLQLFYGQKDIIEIHSELSKGTKFTLTIPDAVIGGKELVENSNCG, from the coding sequence ATGTTATTTCGAATTAGATCAAAACTACTGCTTTATTTTATTGTCCTAGTTGTATTGTTAACTTCAGTGGGGTTGTTTTTTTATAAAAGCAGTGAAAACCTTGTCAATGAATATGATGATAGTTTTGAACGGTTTCTTTTGTTAAATGAAATCTCGCAAAGAACGAATTTAATTACAGAAAACCTCCAGGGTTATCTTCTTGATAAGGAAAACTCCTATCTAAAAGTCTATAACAGGGAAAAGTCTAGGTTACTTAGAGACCAAAGGCTCTTTAAACAAGAAATGAATTCCAATGATATAACGGTTACTAATTATCATCATATGATTGATAGTTTTCTTGAAGAATGTGATGCCACGGTGACAGCGTTCCATAAGGATGATATAAACGAATATTCAAATCATCTTAATGAAGTATTAAAAATAGCAGGTTTCCTTCAAGAAAGTACTCTTGCTCTCTTAAATAATAAACTTACAGACTATCAAAACTTTTATGATCAAATGGAAAGGCAGAACGATTATTATAAACTTTTGTCCTTCTCCCTTTTTGCTGCTGCCTTTTTTCTCAGTACCTTAATTGCGCTTTGGATATCTGGCGGAATTACAAAACCAATCACCCTTTTGTCTCAAGCAGCAAAGCAAATCTCAAAGGGGAATTTAGCTGGCCAGGATATTAAAATAACAACCAAGGATGAATTAAAGCTATTGACTGAAACGTTTAACCAAATGCGCTCAAACCTTCGGCAGTATGTAAAAGAAATCAAGCAGAAATCAGAACTGGATAAGCTGTTAAAAGAATTAGAGCTAAGAAGTCTTCAAAATCAAATCAATCCACATTTTTTATTTAATACGTTGAATACGGTTTCAAAGATGGCTTACCTTGAGGACGCGGAGCATACCTCGAAATTAATTGAATCTGTGGCCGCCTTACTGCGATACAACCTAGGCGGGGATTTAAATAAAGCCGCCACCCTTCGAGATGAAGTAGCGATTGTTAAAGAGTACTTTTTTATTCAGCAAACAAGGTTTGGGGATCGGATTCAATTCATTACAGACATAGAAGAGGAATGTTTGGATCGAGAAATACCTAGTTTGACGCTGCAACCCTTAATTGAAAACGCTTTTATACATGGTGTTGAATCTTTTGAGGAAAATGGAGAAATCCGGCTTCATATCTACAAAAGTAATCATAGAATTCATGTGGAAATTGTCGATAACGGAGATGGTATGGATGAAATCACTCAAATTCGATTGCTAAACTATGTGAAGGGAACTGAAATAGAAGAGGCGTATGAGTCGAATAAATCACAGGGTCATTCGACTGGTATTGGAGTAAAAAATGTGATTCGCAGGCTTCAGCTTTTTTATGGTCAAAAAGACATTATTGAAATACATTCCGAGTTGAGTAAGGGCACAAAGTTTACACTGACTATTCCAGACGCGGTAATAGGGGGAAAAGAGCTTGTTGAAAATTCTAATTGTGGATGA
- a CDS encoding sugar-binding protein — protein MSRLTVVAYTFGVLFFLVSCAFSVFYGYKVMSHDLPDENRDVENYNYHFVLVPEELDNDYWRLVEKGAQEAAKEYGVLLEYAGPKQANIDEHLKTIEMSMASKVDGIITQGLSDEQFTPLINRVVERVPVITIDTDASNSNRMAYIGTDNYYSGYLAGKALIEDTKGQANVAIITGSFYANHQQLRVQGFRDAVMSEQGIKIITMEESGISRVRAAEKAYQILKDYPEVNAFYGTSALDGIGIAQVVEKYKKTDQVYIIGFDNLPETLDYLSKGTIKATVVQEPYEMGYRAVQMMIDLIEAKTVPPVVHTNTRVLRAADLPVSHLGGREAGY, from the coding sequence ATGAGCAGGTTAACGGTGGTGGCGTATACGTTTGGGGTTCTGTTTTTTCTTGTGAGCTGCGCATTTTCTGTGTTTTATGGTTATAAGGTTATGTCTCATGATTTGCCTGATGAAAATAGAGATGTAGAGAACTATAACTATCATTTTGTGCTGGTTCCTGAGGAGCTGGACAATGACTATTGGCGGCTTGTTGAAAAGGGAGCTCAGGAGGCTGCAAAGGAATATGGTGTTTTATTGGAGTATGCTGGTCCAAAGCAAGCCAATATCGACGAACATTTAAAAACGATTGAAATGTCAATGGCTTCAAAAGTGGATGGAATTATTACACAAGGCCTAAGCGATGAGCAATTTACTCCGCTGATTAATAGGGTTGTAGAGAGAGTTCCTGTGATTACCATTGATACGGACGCTTCCAATAGTAACCGCATGGCGTATATTGGAACTGATAATTACTATTCTGGTTATTTAGCAGGTAAAGCATTGATTGAGGATACAAAGGGTCAAGCGAATGTTGCCATCATTACAGGCAGTTTTTATGCGAACCATCAGCAGCTGCGCGTACAAGGCTTTCGGGACGCTGTGATGTCTGAACAGGGAATAAAGATTATTACCATGGAAGAATCAGGAATTAGTAGAGTTCGAGCCGCTGAAAAGGCTTACCAAATCTTAAAGGATTATCCAGAGGTCAATGCTTTTTATGGGACAAGTGCTCTAGATGGAATTGGCATAGCCCAAGTGGTAGAAAAGTATAAAAAAACAGATCAAGTTTATATTATTGGATTTGATAATCTGCCTGAAACGCTTGATTACCTATCAAAAGGCACCATTAAGGCAACAGTAGTTCAGGAACCATATGAAATGGGATATCGAGCGGTGCAAATGATGATTGATCTCATTGAAGCTAAGACGGTACCTCCAGTAGTGCATACCAATACTCGCGTATTGAGAGCAGCGGATTTGCCTGTAAGTCATCTAGGCGGGCGGGAGGCAGGGTATTAA
- a CDS encoding LacI family DNA-binding transcriptional regulator produces MATIKDIAELAGVSIATVSRVLNYDSTLSVGDETKKRIFEVAEQLSYKKRPAKKIETGKIALLQWYTEKEELEDLYYMSIRLGVENQSRQMGFSVSKYFQDNFETLKQDEIQGLIAIGKFSDKQIKEMVSITNNIVFVDFSPDEEQFDSIVSDFEKATKKVIDHYLENGHEKIGFIGGREVFKDKTSLIEDLRERTFKNYLAEKGLFNEAFMYVGEFSVAVGHSLMKKAIHEHGENLPTAFFAANDSLAIGALRALLEEGIPVPGRVNIIGVNDISISKYVFPSLSTVKVYTELMGETAVNSLVEKIEGRQIAKKINISTELIIRDSSS; encoded by the coding sequence ATGGCTACGATAAAGGATATTGCAGAATTAGCAGGAGTATCGATCGCAACAGTATCCCGAGTATTGAATTATGATAGTACCCTATCTGTCGGTGATGAAACAAAAAAGAGGATATTTGAGGTAGCAGAGCAGCTTTCTTATAAGAAGAGACCAGCTAAAAAAATAGAGACAGGTAAAATCGCACTTTTGCAGTGGTATACAGAAAAAGAGGAACTGGAAGATTTATATTATATGTCGATTCGTTTAGGAGTCGAAAATCAATCCAGGCAAATGGGCTTTTCTGTATCTAAGTACTTTCAAGATAACTTTGAGACCCTTAAACAAGATGAAATCCAAGGTCTTATTGCGATTGGCAAATTTAGTGATAAACAAATAAAAGAAATGGTTTCCATCACAAATAATATTGTCTTTGTGGACTTTTCTCCCGATGAAGAACAGTTTGATTCGATCGTTAGTGATTTTGAAAAAGCTACTAAAAAGGTCATCGATCATTATTTGGAGAACGGTCATGAGAAAATTGGTTTTATTGGCGGCAGAGAGGTTTTCAAAGATAAAACATCTCTAATCGAAGATCTTAGAGAGAGGACCTTCAAAAACTACTTAGCAGAAAAAGGGCTGTTCAATGAAGCTTTTATGTACGTTGGGGAATTCTCCGTTGCTGTTGGTCATTCACTCATGAAAAAAGCAATTCATGAACATGGAGAAAACTTGCCGACAGCTTTTTTTGCAGCGAATGATTCACTGGCCATTGGTGCACTCAGAGCGCTATTGGAAGAAGGGATACCTGTTCCAGGACGTGTGAACATCATTGGTGTAAACGACATCAGTATATCAAAATACGTCTTTCCATCATTGAGCACAGTAAAAGTCTACACCGAACTAATGGGAGAAACAGCCGTCAACAGCCTCGTTGAGAAAATCGAAGGTCGACAAATAGCGAAAAAAATCAACATCTCCACCGAACTCATCATAAGAGACAGCAGCTCCTAA
- a CDS encoding aldose epimerase family protein: MKIVDKLFGQYNGEPVMEYTLVNNSGMSVSCLNYGCIITKIMVPDRNGKIENVVLGFEQFEDYVDLSPYFGSIVGRVAGRINHSEFELDGEVYRLTPNEDPNHLHGGKKGFNSVIWKTEPFETENAVGLKFFYRSVDGEEGYPGNLDTTATYLLNNQNALSIRYEARTDQKTIVNLTNHSYFNLSGNLKRDVSEHILQLESDRFLELGSDLIPTGRMIDSTNTPFDFKHGRLLKSGMKSDYPQNVLAGHGYDHPILFSKKGENTVALSEKESGRTLLVTTDQPCVILYTGNYLEGPYSISGVRARNHLGVCLETQGLPDAINQPNFPSIVLNPEDVYQAVTKYRFFSNTIGV; the protein is encoded by the coding sequence ATGAAAATAGTAGATAAGCTATTCGGTCAATATAACGGTGAGCCCGTGATGGAGTATACCCTTGTTAATAACTCAGGGATGTCTGTTTCATGCCTGAATTATGGTTGTATCATTACCAAAATAATGGTCCCCGACCGCAATGGGAAGATTGAAAACGTAGTGCTTGGTTTTGAGCAATTTGAAGATTATGTGGATTTGTCCCCTTATTTTGGGTCCATTGTTGGCCGAGTGGCTGGAAGAATTAATCATTCGGAGTTTGAGTTGGATGGAGAGGTATACAGGCTGACACCTAACGAGGACCCTAATCACCTGCATGGCGGCAAGAAGGGCTTTAATTCGGTTATTTGGAAAACAGAACCGTTTGAAACAGAAAATGCAGTTGGATTGAAATTTTTCTATCGAAGTGTAGATGGTGAAGAAGGGTATCCAGGTAATTTGGATACAACTGCCACCTATCTTTTAAATAATCAAAATGCGTTGAGTATTCGTTATGAGGCTCGTACGGATCAAAAAACAATCGTTAATTTAACGAATCATTCGTATTTCAATTTAAGCGGTAATTTAAAAAGAGATGTTTCCGAGCATATTCTTCAATTGGAAAGTGATCGCTTCTTAGAACTTGGTTCAGATTTGATCCCAACTGGGAGAATGATCGACTCTACTAACACGCCGTTTGATTTTAAACATGGCCGTTTGTTGAAGTCGGGGATGAAATCCGATTATCCACAAAATGTACTTGCTGGTCATGGTTACGACCATCCGATTCTTTTTTCAAAAAAGGGAGAAAATACAGTGGCTTTAAGTGAAAAAGAAAGTGGAAGGACACTGTTAGTTACAACGGATCAACCCTGCGTCATCCTGTATACGGGGAACTATTTGGAAGGTCCTTATTCGATCTCTGGTGTTCGAGCGAGGAACCATTTGGGAGTGTGCCTCGAAACGCAAGGTCTGCCTGATGCAATCAACCAGCCAAATTTTCCATCAATCGTATTAAACCCAGAGGATGTATACCAGGCTGTGACTAAATATCGTTTTTTTTCTAATACAATAGGAGTTTGA
- the galT gene encoding UDP-glucose--hexose-1-phosphate uridylyltransferase, producing MIDQLIQQLINKAIAAQLIDCDDEIYARNQILSLLRLVEFKDCETTESNLEIPDLLEQIVDFACEQGIIEDIFDEKEIFSSKIMNCFIARPSTVNQIFFDKYKQNPQEATEYFYELSKNSNYIQMKRIRNNVEYKVSTEYGELDITINLSKPEKDPRSIALERTVQKANYPKCLLCIENEGYAGRIGHPARSNHRMIRLNLSDEKWLLQYSPYVYYNEHCIVLSEDHRDMRITSVAFQRLLNFVEQFPHYFVGSNADLPIVGGSILSHDHYQGGHYDFAMAKAEDDWTFSLEQFPNVQGSVVKWPMSVIRLRSKETGPLVEAGEHILSRWRNYSDETVGIYAKTGDIPHNTITPIARKNQEFYELDLVLRNNRTSEEHPLGIFHPHQDVHHIKKENIGLIEVMGLAVLPARLKDELEEVENFILGKTDSVAEYHLEWAKSLKEGYQSVVTPSNVEAIVKEETGKKFLKALEDAGVFKTNEEGKAGFNRFILSLS from the coding sequence GTGATAGATCAACTAATCCAACAATTGATTAACAAAGCAATTGCTGCTCAATTAATCGACTGTGATGATGAGATTTATGCTCGAAATCAAATTCTTTCACTCTTACGTTTAGTCGAGTTTAAGGACTGCGAAACAACAGAGTCAAATCTAGAGATTCCAGACTTACTTGAGCAAATTGTAGATTTCGCTTGTGAGCAAGGCATTATTGAAGATATTTTTGATGAAAAAGAGATTTTTTCAAGTAAAATCATGAATTGCTTTATCGCACGTCCATCAACTGTTAATCAGATTTTTTTTGATAAATATAAACAGAATCCACAAGAGGCAACTGAGTATTTTTATGAGTTAAGCAAAAATAGCAACTATATTCAAATGAAGCGAATTCGTAATAATGTCGAGTACAAAGTGAGTACGGAATATGGTGAACTAGACATTACGATCAATTTATCAAAACCTGAGAAAGATCCTAGAAGTATTGCTCTAGAACGTACAGTCCAAAAAGCAAATTATCCAAAATGCTTACTTTGTATTGAAAATGAAGGGTATGCAGGTAGAATTGGACATCCAGCACGCTCAAATCACCGTATGATCCGATTAAATCTTTCTGATGAGAAATGGCTTTTACAATATTCACCTTATGTTTACTATAATGAGCATTGTATTGTGCTATCAGAAGACCATAGGGATATGAGAATTACTTCGGTGGCATTTCAAAGGCTGTTAAACTTTGTTGAGCAGTTTCCCCATTATTTTGTCGGGTCGAATGCTGATTTACCGATTGTTGGCGGTTCTATTCTTTCGCATGATCATTATCAAGGCGGACATTATGACTTTGCGATGGCCAAAGCGGAGGATGATTGGACATTTTCATTAGAGCAGTTCCCGAATGTTCAAGGTTCTGTTGTCAAATGGCCAATGTCCGTCATTCGATTACGTTCGAAAGAAACTGGACCACTTGTGGAAGCAGGCGAGCATATTTTATCACGCTGGAGAAATTACAGTGATGAAACAGTAGGAATTTATGCGAAAACAGGCGATATCCCGCATAATACGATTACACCGATTGCACGTAAAAATCAAGAATTTTATGAACTGGATTTAGTCCTTCGGAATAACCGGACGAGCGAGGAGCATCCACTTGGAATTTTCCACCCTCATCAAGATGTTCATCATATTAAAAAGGAAAACATCGGGCTAATCGAAGTGATGGGTCTGGCTGTATTACCTGCACGCTTAAAAGATGAACTTGAGGAAGTTGAGAATTTCATTCTTGGAAAAACGGATTCTGTTGCTGAATATCATCTAGAATGGGCAAAAAGCCTAAAAGAGGGCTATCAATCCGTTGTAACACCGTCAAATGTTGAAGCAATCGTCAAAGAAGAGACAGGGAAAAAGTTTTTAAAGGCATTAGAGGATGCGGGTGTTTTTAAAACAAATGAAGAAGGAAAAGCCGGATTCAACCGCTTTATCTTGTCATTATCTTAA
- the galE gene encoding UDP-glucose 4-epimerase GalE, whose product MSILVLGGAGYVGSHAVYQLIDQGSEVVVIDNLQTGHRDAVHHKAHFYEGDIRSREFMRSVFEKENIEAILHFAANSLVGESMIEPLKYFDNNVYGTQVVLEMMKEFNVKHIVFSSTAAVYGEQKVVPIKEEAATLPTNTYGETKLTMEKMISWCEKAFDLRYVSLRYFNVASARRDGQIGEDHNPETHLIPVVLEAALGKRPAVTVFGQDYDTADGTCVRDYIHVEDLIDAHLLALAYLQNGGESNVFNLGSSQGFSVKEIIETAKEVTGIDIPVQFGERRSGDPSTLIASSEKARSVLGWNPSRTSIRQIISDAWNWHQHHPNGYER is encoded by the coding sequence ATGAGTATTCTTGTTTTAGGCGGTGCAGGCTATGTTGGTTCGCATGCTGTTTATCAGTTAATTGACCAGGGTTCTGAAGTGGTGGTTATCGATAATTTGCAAACAGGACACCGAGACGCAGTACATCACAAGGCTCACTTTTATGAAGGTGATATTAGAAGCCGTGAGTTTATGCGCTCTGTCTTTGAAAAAGAAAACATAGAAGCCATTCTCCATTTTGCAGCTAACTCTCTTGTTGGCGAATCGATGATTGAGCCGCTAAAATACTTTGATAACAATGTGTACGGTACACAAGTTGTGCTTGAAATGATGAAGGAATTTAATGTAAAGCACATCGTCTTTTCCTCAACAGCGGCAGTTTATGGTGAACAGAAGGTGGTGCCAATTAAGGAAGAGGCAGCTACTCTGCCAACCAACACCTATGGTGAAACGAAACTGACTATGGAAAAAATGATTTCTTGGTGTGAAAAGGCATTCGATCTTAGGTATGTATCACTCCGCTATTTTAACGTAGCCTCAGCAAGACGTGATGGGCAGATTGGAGAGGACCATAATCCTGAAACCCACTTGATTCCTGTTGTATTAGAAGCTGCTTTAGGAAAAAGACCTGCTGTGACCGTCTTTGGTCAAGATTATGATACAGCAGACGGAACCTGTGTACGCGATTACATCCATGTTGAGGACTTGATTGATGCGCATCTTCTAGCACTCGCGTATTTGCAAAATGGCGGGGAAAGTAATGTGTTCAATCTAGGCAGCAGTCAAGGGTTTTCTGTAAAGGAAATCATCGAGACAGCAAAAGAGGTTACAGGTATTGATATTCCGGTCCAATTCGGGGAACGCCGGTCTGGAGACCCTAGTACATTAATTGCATCTTCAGAAAAAGCAAGAAGTGTGTTGGGCTGGAATCCAAGCAGGACCTCGATTCGCCAAATTATCAGCGATGCATGGAATTGGCATCAACATCACCCAAATGGGTATGAGAGGTGA
- a CDS encoding galactokinase, translated as MNITKLITTFREIFEVQPEQAFFAPGRINLIGEHTDYNGGHVFPCAITYGTYAVAKKREDNLVRLYSVNFPDREIIEFDLTQLEYDKQHNWANYPKGMIRYIKEAGFSIPSGFECVIEGNIPNGAGLSSSASIELLTGVLLDGLFKLGIDRLDMIKIGKRVENEFIGVNSGIMDQFAIGMGKEDAGILLDCQTLNFQYAPIQLDHHKILIMNTNKRRELADSKYNERRGECEEALSQLQKKLPIEALGQLTEAEFDENQSLIANETVRKRAKHAVYENMRTLKALEELKAGNLEAFGQLMNQSHISLRDDYEVTGVELDSLVEAAWKQPGVIGARMTGAGFGGCAIAIVENEQVESFIENVGAAYQDKIGYQADFYVASIGDGAKEIEMEGAI; from the coding sequence ATGAATATCACAAAGTTAATAACTACATTTAGAGAAATATTTGAGGTCCAGCCTGAGCAGGCATTCTTTGCTCCAGGGAGAATTAATTTAATTGGTGAACACACAGATTACAACGGTGGTCACGTATTTCCATGTGCTATTACTTATGGTACTTATGCCGTTGCAAAGAAAAGAGAGGACAATCTTGTCCGCCTCTATTCAGTAAACTTCCCAGATAGAGAAATCATTGAGTTTGATCTAACGCAATTAGAATACGATAAACAGCATAATTGGGCAAATTACCCAAAGGGCATGATTCGTTATATAAAGGAAGCAGGATTTTCAATTCCATCTGGATTTGAGTGTGTAATTGAAGGTAACATTCCCAATGGAGCAGGCCTATCTTCTTCTGCGTCAATTGAGTTATTGACAGGCGTCCTCCTAGACGGGTTGTTTAAATTAGGAATAGATCGCCTAGACATGATCAAGATTGGTAAAAGAGTTGAAAATGAATTTATTGGTGTTAACAGTGGCATTATGGATCAATTTGCGATTGGAATGGGAAAAGAGGACGCTGGAATTTTGCTTGATTGTCAGACTTTAAACTTTCAGTATGCACCGATTCAACTTGATCACCACAAAATCTTAATTATGAATACAAACAAACGCAGAGAACTTGCGGACTCGAAATACAATGAGCGCCGAGGAGAATGTGAAGAAGCCTTATCTCAGCTCCAGAAAAAGCTACCAATCGAAGCACTTGGACAGCTGACAGAAGCGGAGTTTGATGAAAATCAATCATTAATCGCTAATGAAACCGTCCGTAAGCGTGCAAAGCATGCGGTATATGAAAATATGAGAACATTAAAGGCACTTGAAGAACTGAAGGCAGGGAACTTAGAGGCGTTTGGGCAGCTGATGAATCAATCGCATATCTCGTTAAGAGACGATTATGAAGTGACCGGGGTTGAACTTGATAGCTTAGTCGAAGCGGCATGGAAACAGCCAGGGGTTATTGGGGCGCGAATGACTGGAGCTGGATTCGGAGGCTGTGCCATTGCCATTGTTGAAAATGAACAGGTTGAGAGCTTTATTGAAAATGTTGGCGCCGCTTATCAGGACAAAATCGGCTATCAAGCGGATTTCTATGTTGCGAGTATTGGTGATGGAGCAAAAGAGATTGAGATGGAGGGTGCTATATAG
- a CDS encoding OmpL47-type beta-barrel domain-containing protein: MFRDPNIIWTSSDNSLINPSTGLVNRPTEGTSAKQVILTMKWFDFSQEYTVTVPSLKSELQAKYDEKKDTIRGDYTNGTWKTITQALDHAKSILADESATQWDIDRAALQIDEAFKWAQTVQPENVVNYSTAGVPVGETWYDTEGNPIQAHGGGFLQQTAEDGKPIYYWVGENKIHNSAVFHAVSLYSSRDLVNWKYEGNILDQFSQTVEGAEYGLLDNKWERPKLLYNEKTKKYVLWGHWETAGSYASSQIAVATADNVAGPYTFLGHWRPGGTLRNWRSDNGVYSDSEYYKSSGNRTTVSSSVQNDVTQMGYISRDFTVFADDDGTAYLVSSEGHSMRIHRLNEEYTDVDFTTYTFSDPAAKATDFESYNFYEGVGREAPAVVSTGEGYYLVTSGQSGWLPNQSAISYNADITDPHGWTPIKDENGKILPNFTFGNNSTYYSQSTNIMKLTKSDGSNSYVYMGDRWRPSQLSDSRYVWLPIAFNEAEHNASATFTTGWKLNAETGDVQFPKVELISEGKPATITNNDSATGIEKANDGITYNLNTWGDTSHFFGGLVAPYEYTIDLGDVYDLARIDVAYRLYNGSEMYHRYQIFGSTDNKNWTELVNNNTNMWAGFTSDKLSGNYRYVKLKVNEVRRVNNNALSNGWGSGLVEVQVYSNVDSTPPETTAEMNPADPDGENGWYKNPVIVTLSATDTMPGVDSTFYSLDGGTTWETYTAPFMVSQDGKNNVKYYSVDKAGNTEQVLTLEPINLDQTRPIIEFEGISDENYLDDQTLTVNYTVFDNISGVNNSSVAALLDGQPIENGTVIPLYKLSLGEHALTVSAKDQAGNPAAATVSFKTTTSISSLKELVKLFQTKGSITYEGIANSLLKKLENNELQSFINEVKAQNNKHISSEAASYLLRDAEYLLK; encoded by the coding sequence TTGTTTCGTGATCCCAATATTATCTGGACCTCAAGCGATAACAGCTTGATTAATCCAAGCACAGGTTTAGTAAATCGTCCGACGGAAGGCACGAGCGCAAAACAAGTCATTCTGACCATGAAATGGTTTGACTTCAGTCAGGAATACACAGTGACAGTGCCATCGCTCAAATCGGAGCTTCAGGCTAAATATGATGAGAAGAAAGATACTATAAGAGGGGATTATACCAACGGAACATGGAAAACCATTACTCAGGCTCTCGATCATGCGAAATCGATTTTAGCCGATGAATCTGCGACGCAATGGGATATAGACCGGGCGGCTTTGCAAATTGACGAAGCCTTCAAATGGGCACAGACCGTTCAACCTGAAAATGTAGTGAACTATTCCACTGCCGGTGTACCTGTTGGAGAAACCTGGTACGATACCGAAGGGAATCCCATCCAAGCCCACGGCGGCGGGTTCCTTCAGCAAACCGCAGAAGACGGCAAGCCTATCTACTATTGGGTTGGGGAAAACAAAATTCACAACAGTGCAGTTTTCCATGCGGTATCGCTTTACTCCTCCCGTGATTTGGTCAATTGGAAATATGAAGGTAACATTCTTGACCAATTCTCTCAAACTGTAGAAGGCGCGGAATACGGACTTCTCGATAATAAATGGGAGCGTCCGAAACTACTTTACAACGAAAAAACCAAAAAGTATGTTCTTTGGGGCCATTGGGAAACAGCGGGCAGCTATGCAAGCAGTCAAATTGCGGTAGCTACAGCGGATAATGTAGCAGGTCCGTATACCTTCCTTGGGCACTGGCGTCCAGGAGGTACTCTGCGTAACTGGCGCAGTGACAACGGTGTTTACTCCGATTCCGAATACTATAAGTCCAGCGGGAACAGGACGACTGTTTCATCGAGCGTGCAAAACGATGTGACTCAAATGGGCTATATTTCACGTGATTTTACGGTGTTTGCCGATGATGACGGGACTGCTTATCTGGTATCGTCGGAAGGGCATTCCATGAGGATCCACCGACTAAATGAAGAATATACAGATGTGGACTTTACGACCTACACCTTCAGCGACCCTGCTGCAAAGGCAACAGATTTCGAATCCTACAACTTCTATGAGGGTGTCGGACGAGAAGCACCAGCGGTTGTGAGTACGGGCGAAGGTTATTATTTGGTTACCTCCGGACAATCGGGTTGGCTGCCAAATCAGAGTGCGATTAGCTATAATGCAGACATTACAGATCCGCATGGCTGGACTCCTATAAAAGATGAGAATGGTAAGATACTTCCAAATTTCACATTTGGGAACAACAGCACATACTACAGTCAATCAACCAACATCATGAAACTGACTAAATCGGATGGGTCAAATAGTTATGTTTATATGGGTGACAGATGGAGACCAAGTCAACTTTCCGACTCACGTTATGTGTGGTTACCGATTGCCTTCAACGAGGCAGAACATAATGCTTCGGCCACCTTCACAACAGGTTGGAAACTGAATGCAGAGACCGGCGATGTACAATTCCCTAAGGTTGAGCTCATTTCAGAGGGTAAGCCAGCAACCATCACAAATAATGATTCTGCTACTGGAATAGAGAAAGCAAATGACGGCATTACCTATAACCTTAATACATGGGGTGATACGAGCCACTTCTTTGGCGGCTTAGTTGCTCCGTATGAATATACGATTGATTTAGGTGATGTCTATGACTTAGCGCGAATTGACGTAGCCTATAGACTATATAACGGTTCTGAAATGTACCACAGGTATCAGATTTTCGGTTCAACAGATAATAAAAATTGGACTGAGTTGGTCAACAATAATACGAATATGTGGGCCGGTTTCACCTCCGATAAGCTAAGTGGAAATTACAGGTATGTAAAGCTCAAGGTGAATGAGGTAAGGCGTGTTAACAACAATGCTCTCAGCAATGGTTGGGGAAGCGGGCTCGTAGAGGTTCAAGTTTACTCAAACGTTGACAGCACGCCGCCTGAGACGACTGCTGAAATGAACCCGGCAGATCCGGATGGGGAAAATGGCTGGTATAAAAACCCTGTTATAGTCACATTGAGTGCGACGGATACCATGCCTGGAGTAGATTCTACCTTCTATAGCTTGGATGGCGGCACTACCTGGGAAACTTATACTGCACCATTTATGGTCAGTCAAGATGGAAAAAATAATGTGAAATACTATTCGGTGGATAAAGCGGGCAATACTGAACAGGTACTTACTTTAGAGCCAATTAATCTAGACCAGACTCGTCCTATAATCGAATTCGAAGGTATATCTGATGAAAATTATTTGGACGACCAAACCCTGACAGTGAATTACACGGTATTTGACAATATATCAGGTGTGAATAATTCGTCTGTGGCTGCGTTGTTGGATGGACAACCAATCGAAAATGGTACGGTAATACCGCTTTATAAGCTATCCCTAGGAGAGCATGCTCTCACAGTGAGTGCGAAGGATCAAGCAGGAAATCCTGCAGCGGCAACAGTATCGTTTAAGACGACCACTAGCATTTCGTCGTTAAAAGAGCTTGTAAAACTGTTTCAAACCAAGGGATCAATTACTTATGAGGGAATAGCTAACAGTCTACTAAAGAAGTTGGAAAATAATGAATTACAAAGCTTCATAAATGAAGTAAAAGCACAAAACAACAAGCATATTTCAAGTGAGGCAGCCTCCTACTTGCTGAGAGATGCAGAGTATCTTTTGAAATAA